A region of Anolis carolinensis isolate JA03-04 unplaced genomic scaffold, rAnoCar3.1.pri scaffold_7, whole genome shotgun sequence DNA encodes the following proteins:
- the LOC107983895 gene encoding zinc finger protein 420-like — MEEKAYKCILKTYQRIHTGEKPYTCLECGQSFTERGCLCLHQRSHIGVKPYKCLECGQSFTQIANLRSHQRTHTGEKPYKCLECGETFTQSGVLRSHQRTHTGEKPYKCLECGQSFTVLGRLRSHQRTHTGEKPFTCLECGQSFTQRANLRLHRRTHTGEKPYTCLECGQSFTVSGLLRSHQRTHTGEKPYTCLECGQSFSQSGNLRSHQRTHTGEKPYTCLECGQSFTQSANLRSHQRTHTGEKPYKCLECGKSFTQSANLCSHQRTHTGEKPYTCLECGKSFTVMGYLRSHQRTHTGEKPYTCPECGQSFTQKGHLRSHQRTHTGEKSYKCLECGQSFTHSSGLRSHQRTHTGEKPYSCLECGQSFTHSSDLNKHQRTHTGEKPYICLECGQSFTQSGSLHSHQRTHTGEKPYKCLECGQSFTRSGSLRSHQRIHTGEEAYICMEGNS; from the coding sequence atggaggagaaagcatataaatgtattctGAAGACATACCAaagaattcacactggggagaaaccctatacatgcctggagtgtgggcagagctttACTGAGAGGGGATGTTTATGTTTACATCAAAGAAGTCACATTGGGgtaaaaccctataaatgcttggagtgtggacagagcttcactcagattgcaaatctacgttcacatcaaaggactcacactggggagaaaccttacaaatgcctggagtgtggcgaGACCTTCACTCAGAGTGGAGTTttgcgttcacatcaaagaactcacactggagagaaaccctataagtgcctggagtgtggacaaagctttACTGTGCTTGGgcgactacgttcacatcaaaggactcatactggggagaaaccttttacatgcctggagtgtggacagagcttcactcagcgTGCAAATCTACGTTTACAtcgaaggactcacactggggagaaaccctacacatgcctggagtgtggacagagcttcactgtgaGTGGActactacgttcacatcaaaggacccacactggggaaaaaccctatacatgcctggagtgtggacagagcttctctcagagtggaaatctacgttcacatcaaaggactcacactggggaaaaaccctatacgtgcctggagtgtggacagagcttcactcagagtgcaaatctacgttcacatcaaaggactcacactggggagaagccttataaatgcctggagtgtgggaagagcttcactcagagtgcaaatctatgttcacatcaaaggacccacactggggagaagccctatacatgcctggagtgtgggaagagctttacTGTGATGGGATatctacgttctcatcaaaggactcacactggggagaaaccctacacaTGCCCAGAGTGTGGgcagagctttactcagaagggacatctacgttcacatcagaggactcacactggggagaaatcttataaatgcttggagtgtggacagagcttcacacatagttcaggtctacgttcacatcaaagaactcacactggggagaaaccctattcatgcctggagtgtggacagagcttcactcatagttctgatctaaataaacatcagaggactcacactggggagaaaccgtatatatgcctggagtgtggacagagcttcactcagagtggaagtctgcattcacatcaaagaactcacactggggagaaaccctataaatgcctggagtgtggacagagcttcactcggagtggaagtctacgttcacatcagaggaTTCACACTGGAGAGGAAGCCTATATATGCATGGAAGGAAATAGTTAA
- the LOC107983779 gene encoding zinc finger protein 436 — translation MEGKRYACLVCGQSFSQSGHLRSHQRTHTGEKPYKCLVCEQSFTQSGHLRLHERTHTGEKPFKCLECGMSFTDNGSLHRHQMTHTGEKPYKCLECGQGFARSGSLRSHQGTHTGEKPYTCQECGQSFTRNVNLRRHQKTHTGEKPYKCLQCGISCTTSSNLHRHQRTHTGEKPYKCLECGQRFSHSGNLRSHQRSHTGERPYQCLECRISFTDSGSLRSHLRTHTGEKPYKCQECGKSFTYSASLRSHQRTHTGEKPYTCLECGKNFSYSTSLRSHQRTHTGEKPYKSLECGQSFTQSGNLCSHERTHTEEEPYLCLEGNF, via the coding sequence ATGGAGGGGAAACGCTATGCATGTCTtgtgtgtggacagagcttcagtcagagtggacacctacgttcacatcaaaggactcacactggggagaaaccctacaaatgcctggtgtgtgaacagagcttcactcagagtggacACCTACGTttacatgaaaggactcacactggggagaaaccttttaaatgtctggagtgtggaatgAGCTTCACTGACAATGGAAGTCTACATAGACACCAaatgactcacactggagagaaaccctataaatgcctggagtgtggacagggcTTCGCTCGgagtggaagtctacgttcacatcaagggacccacactggggagaaaccctacacatgtcaggagtgtggacagagcttcactcggaaTGTaaatctacgtagacatcaaaagactcatactggggagaaaccttataaatgcctaCAGTGTGGAATAAGCTGCACTACGAGTTCaaatctacatagacatcaaaggactcacactggggagaaaccctataaatgtctggagtgtggacagagattCAGCCATAGtggaaatctacgttcacatcaaaggagtcACACTGGGGAGAGGCCCTATCAGTGCCTGGAGTGCAGAATCAGCTTCACCGACAGCGGAAGTCTACGCTCACAtctaaggactcacactggggaaaagccctataaatgccaggagtgtggaaagagtttcacttaTAGtgcaagtctacgttcacatcaaaggactcacactggagagaagccttatacatgcctggaatgtggaaagaatttTAGTTATAGTacaagtctacgttcacatcaaaggactcacactggggagaagccttataaaagcctggagtgtggacagagcttcactcagagtggaaatctgtgttcacatgaaaggactcacaccgaGGAGGAACCCTATCTATGCCTGGAAGGAAATTTTTAA